The DNA segment CTGGGCTCCGGTGCGGGCTCGGCATTCCGCCGGACGTACTCGATTGCTATTTGCCGGCGGCGCGGCGCTGCCAACGGGTGCGCTTCAGCATCTTCTTGTGCTTCTTCTTGCGCATCCGCTTGCGGCGCTTCTTGATCAACGAGCCCATGAGGGGAGCCACCCTAGTGCACTCCCGGAGGGCCCCTCCAAAGCGCCTGCCTGTGGCTTCGGCCACCGGTCACCC comes from the Acidimicrobiales bacterium genome and includes:
- a CDS encoding AURKAIP1/COX24 domain-containing protein; translated protein: MGSLIKKRRKRMRKKKHKKMLKRTRWQRRAAGK